TCTTGGATGGATATTGATCCTAATCGGGGTCATACTGCTCTTAGTTGAGGCATTCAACCCGGGATTCTTCCTCGCAGTACCCGGTACCACCCTGATCATCATCGGTGCCGTCTCACTGCTCTTCCCGGAGATCTTCAGTTCGACCTGGATCATTCTGATAGGCATCGTGACCGCACTCGCTGCGGCAGGGGGGAGCGTATGGCTGTATGCACGGATTACCCCGGATAAGGTGCCGTCTACGATAAGCAGGGATTCTCTTGCCGGAAAGACCGGCATCGTCACAAAGACCGTGGAGCATGAAAACATTAATGGAAAAGTTGTCATCGACAGTGTGGACTGGAGTGCCCGGTCTGCAGACGGCAGTATCGCAGTTGGAACAAAAGTTCGCGTCGTGAAATCCGTTGGGGTGCACGTCGTCGTTGAAGAGGTATAATATAATGGCATTCATTGATTTAGGAGAGACATTCTTCACTATCATTCTCGTACTCGCAATCATTCTCATCTTTGCAAAAGGTGTGGTGATTGTGCAGCCCTACCAGCAGGCGCTGGAAATACGACTGGGCCAGTACCGGGGGCGGCTGAATCCCGGATTCCGGTGGGTGATTCCCTTCATCACAGATATCATCAAAATAGACCTGAGAACGCAGGTGATGGACGTACCCCGTCAGGAGGTCATCACCAAGGATAACTCGCCAACAAACGTGGACGCCATCGTCTACGTCCGTGTGGTTGACCCGGAGAAGTCTGCCTTTGAGGTATCTAACTTCCGGATGGCAACCGTTGCCCTCGCCCAGACCAGTCTGCGTGGCATAATTGGTGACATGGAACTTGATGAGATACTCTATAACCGCGAACTGATCAACACGCGGCTGCGCGACATCCTCGACCGCGAGACCGATCAGTGGGGAGTAAAAGTCGAGCGGGTAGAAATCAAAGAGGTAGACCCGGTCGGTGCCGTCAAGCAGGCGATGACCGAACAGACGGCAGCAGAGCGTGAACGCCGGGCGGCAATCCTGCGTGCAGATGGTGAGAAGCGCTCAGCGATACTCACCGCAGAAGGTACGCGCCAGTCAATGATCCTCGAAGCAGAGGGCGACCGCCAGAGCAAGATTCTCCGGGCAGAAGGTGACAGAAAATCCCGCATCCTGCAGGCACAGGGTGAGGCACAGGGTCTGCGCATTCTCTCCCTTGGGTCACGGCCACTTGATAAAAAAGCGATTACGGTCCTCTCCCTTGATGCTCTCAAGCAGATGTCTGACGGGCAGGCAACAAAGATCATCTTCCCGTTCGAACTGTCAGGACTCATTAAACAGAGTGCACGGTTCCTCGGCGAAGAGGCAGAGGAACTCATCGACGAGGACTGGAAAGAGATTGCACTGGACGAATCCATCCTCGGAAAGTCTCCCGCTGAAGAGGGAATTGAGGACGCGGCAAAGTATGTGAAAGAGATTGAAAAGAAGATCCAGACCCTGGAAGACCCGACCACCCCGGTGAACGAAGATACTGCAACCCCGGCAGATACCCCGCTTACCGGTATGGAATAATTCTCTTTTCATCCATTTTTTATTTTGAATCTCCGTTATCACGGGGATGAACTCTCATTCGCGCCGGCATAGTACCGCTCTTCTGTTCCCTGCCCACGAACTCCTGATAGCATCTCGCAAACCTCCGGTAACCTCAATGATAAAGTGCGGGTACATGCAATAATATAGGCAAGGAGTATCAGCCGGCTTTCTACTCCGGTCGGGAAGGGGATATCAGGTGAAATATATTGTTGTAACAGGCGGTGTGATGAGTGGCCTCGGAAAAGGCATCACCACCGCATCAATCGGCCGATTGCTAAAAAACCGCGGGTATGCGGTGACCGCGGTCAAAATAGACCCATACCTGAATATTGACGCAGGTACGATGAATCCGGGCCAGCACGGAGAGGTTTATGTCCTCTCGGACGGTGGGGAAGTTGACCTGGATTTGGGTAATTATGAACGGTTTCTGGATATTGAACTAACATCCGCTCATAACATCACTACCGGGAAGGTCTACCGGGAAGTCATCGAGAAGGAACGGCGCGGAGACTATCTGGGTGCTACGGTTCAGATCATTCCGCATATCACCGCCCAGATCAAGGAATTTATCGCGCATGCCGCGACCCTTCAGGTCACTGCCGGTGAAGTCCCCGAGATCTGTATGGTGGAGGTCGGCGGTACCGTAGGCGACATTGAGAGCATGCCGTTTCTCGAGGCAGTTCGTGAGATGCGCGCCGAACTCCCAAAGGAGGACATGGCACTCGTTCATGTCACCCTGGTTCCCGCAGACAATATGGGCGACCACAAGACCAAACCGACACAGCACTCGGTGAAGGCACTGCGGGAACTCGGGCTCCAGCCGGATGTCATCGTCGGCAGAAGCGACTACATCATGAGCCCTTCCACCAAGAAGAAGATCTCCGCATTTACCGATGTGTCCGCAAAGGCGGTCATCAGTGCAATCACCGCGCCTGACATCTACCAGGTTCCGATGGAAATGGAAAAAGAAGGCCTTGCTGAAGTGATAACCGAACAACTGCACCTGAAGGCCCGCGAACCGGAGAACAGCTGGTACACCCTCATCAGCCGGGAGAGCACTGCCCGTGTCAGCATCGCCATCGTGAGCAAATATGGTATCGAGGATGTCTATATCTCCATAAAGGAGTCGCTGAAGCATGCCGGGTTTGCCCTTTCAACAGAAGTGGATATCCGGTGGCTTGATGCAGAGACATTTTCCACCAGTGAACTCGCAGATGTGGATGGCATTCTGGTGCCCGGCGGATTTGGCCACCGGGGCATTGAGGGGAAAATCAAGGCCATAAAATATGCACGAACTCACAGTAAGCCTTATCTCGGCCTCTGTCTGGGATTCCAGCTCGCTGTTATCGAATACGCCCGCAATGTGGCAGGGATTCCTGATGCGACAAGCGAAGAGATGGGACCCGGCTCCCATGTCATCGCCATTCTCCCCGAACAGGAAGAAGTGGAGGATCTGGGTGGCACAATGCGCCTCGGGAACTGCACCGCAGACCTCCGCAGGGGAACCCGTGTGCATGCACTCTATGGCACCGACACCATCACCGAACGCCATCGCCACCGCTATGAGGTGAACCCGGAATATATCGAACAACTGGAAGAGGCAGGACTTGTCTTCTCCGGCACCTGCGGGCCCCGGATGGAGACCTGTGAACTAAACCAGGAGACATTCTTCCTTGCAACCCAGTTTCACCCGGAATTCAAATCGACACCAACCCACCCGTCACCCCCCTATGTCGGCTTTGTTGAGGCATGCCGGAAACAAAAAATACTGAATCAGGAGTAGGACATCATGGTAAAAGCAGAGAAATTTATCGAGGAAGCAATTGCAGATATCCGGCAGAAGGCCGGCGATGACTACGTCGTTATGGCACTTTCCGGTGGTGTGGACAGTTCTGTCTGCGCAGAACTTGCAAAGCGGGCAATCGGCGAACGGTTGATCCCCATCTATGTGGACACCGGTCTGATGCGAAAAGGCGAGAGCGACCGGATTCGTGAACTCTTCAGTGATATTAACCTGAAGATGGTCGACGCCGCAGATGAGTTCATCTCGGCCCTCTCAGGCGTCACCGACCCTGAGGAGAAACGTAAAATCATCGGTGAGAAGTTCATCCGTGTCTTTGAACGTGAAGCACGTGAGACAAAGGCTGCATACCTGCTGCAGGGCACCATCTACCCTGACATCATCGAGAGCGAGGGCGGCATCAAAAGCCATCACAATGTCGGTGGCCTCCCGGTGGATATTGACTTCAAGGGAGTCATCGAACCGCTTGTTGACCTCTATAAGGATGAGGTTCGGGAAGTAGCCGGAGCCCTTGCAATGCCTGTTGAGATCCAGCACCGGATGCCCTTCCCCGGCCCCGGACTTGCTGTTCGTTGTGTGGGTGAGGTCACAGAAGAAAAGATTGCAATTGTCCGTGAGGCAAACGCCATCGCTGAAGAGGAACTCGTCGAACAGTTCAAGCCATGGCAGTGCCTTGCAGCAGTCATTGGTCTCGGCACCGGTGTGAAAGGGGATATCCGCCTCCACGGATGGATTGTCGCAGTTCGTGCGGTATACTCCCGTGATGCAATGACCGCAGAACCGGTCGAAGTCCCGTGGGAGAACCTCCACCGCATTGCATCCAGAATTACTGCAGAAATTCCAGGTGTCTCCCGTGTGGTCTATGACATCACCCCAAAACCACCGGCAACCATCGAATACGAGTAATACGAGTGAATAAGAGAGAAAGGAAGCGAACATAATGGTACAGAATGAATACCGCGATATGTGTGACACATACCTGATGCGCAACTTCAGCCGTGATATTTTAATCACGCGGGGCAAAGGCGCACGAGTGTGGGACGATGAGGATAACGAATATATTGACTGTGTGGCAGGCATTGCTGTCTGTTCCACCGGCCACTGCCACCCCAAGGTCGCTGAAGCCATCTGCCGCCAGGCGCAGGAGCTTATCCACATCTCAAACCTCTTCTACATCCCCGGACAGGCGCAGCTTGCAAAACGGATTGTAGAGAAGTCAGGTCTCAAAGGCGGACGTGTCTTCTTCTCCAATTCCGGCAGTGAAGCCGTTGAAGCAGCGGTGAAACTTGCCCGTGTGCGTACGGGGAAGAAGCGATTCATCGCATTCCGCTCCGGATTCCACGGACGTACATATGGGGCCCTCTCCCTGACACACAAGGAAGACTACCGTCTCCCCTTTACTCCTCTCCCCTATGAATGTGAATTCGTTAAATATGGCGACCTCGAAGGCCTGAAAGCTGTCATGGATGAAACAGTTGCCGCAGTCATCATCGAACCGGTGCAGGGCGAAGCAGGAGTCATTCCCGCACCGGAAGGATTCATGGAGGATGTCCGCAAAGTCTGCAACGAGAATGACGCTCTCATGATCGTTGACGAGGTGCAGACCGGATTCGGGCGTACCGGTACATGGTTTGCCTTCCAGCACTCTACCGCCAAACCGGACATTATCACGATGGCAAAGGGCATCGCCTCCGGATTCCCAATGGGTGGCATCGTCGCACGCGAGGGACTGGAGTTCCTCCCCGGTGAGCACGGTGGCACGTTCAACGGCGGCCCGCTCGCCTGCGCCGCGGCACACGCCACGATAGATGTCCTTGAGGAGATCATCGGTGATATCGAACGCAAGGGGGCACGGTTCCGTGATGGTCTCGCCGCATACAATCCCCGCCAGCGGGGTCTGATGATCGGCATCACTCTGGGAGACCGTTGCGCACCGGTGAAGCAGTACTGTGAGGAGCACGGGGTGCTCGTCAACTGCACCAGCGGAAACCTCCGTCTCGTCCCGCCGCTCGTCATCACCGACGAGGAGATAGATCAGGCGGTCAGGGTCATCAATGAAGCACTTAATTCGTAAGGAATTTCTGGAACAGGGATACGTCTTTGCGACACGGGCAGCGGAGATTGCCCGTGCCGCGGGACACACCCGCCCCGCACGCCTCGCGAGCAATGAAAACCCCTATCCGCCTTCACCCAAGGCAATCAAAGCGGCAGAAGACGTTCTGCCACATACCAACCGCTACCCGGACGAGACCAACCGGGCGTTCATCGATGCACTGAAAGAACGCCACGGCGAGTACCACTTTGTCGCAAGTGTCGGAATGGACGGGATTATTGATACGGTCATCCGCACCATCATCTCCGACGGAGATCGTGTCGCGGTGGCAACACCCACCTACTCCTACTACGGGCTTGCAGTCCAGGCACAGGGCGGTGTAACGGTATCCGTGCCACGGAAGGCGGACTTCTCCGTTGACCCGCACGCCTTCTGCCGGGACGCGGCAGGGACAAAACTGGCCTTCCTCTGCACCCCGAACAACCCGACCGGGACGACGGAGACGACGGAGACAATTGCTGCGATCTGCGAAAACTATGAAGGCATCCTCTTCCTCGATTGTGCCTATATCGAGTTTGACGAAACCGACTACCGCCCCCTGATGGAGAAATACGAGAACCTTATCATCGGGAGAACAATGTCGAAGGCCTACTCCCTCGCAGGGCTTCGGGTCGGGTACTCATTCGTGCCGGCATGGTATGAACCGATATACCACCGGGCGGCAACCCCCTTCACCCTCAACATGGTCTCGCAGGCAGCAGCAGCAGCTGCACTGGAGGACACTGACCATGTGGAGCGGATCGTCACGATGGTGAAAGAATGGCGAAAGCGATTCATGGACGAATGCCCCTATCCGGTCGTCCCCGGCGGGGCGAACTATGTGATGGTGGATGTGGCCCCCGGAAGGGCAGATGATATGGTGACAGAACTGGCACAGAAAGGGGTCATCGTGCGTTCCTGCGCGAGCTTCCCCGGCCTCCCGGAGCACTATATCCGCGTCTCCATCGGTGAACCGTGGGAGAACGAGGCGTTCCTCACCGCTATCCGGGAACTATACCAGCCATGATGACCGCACTGACCGGGACACCCGGTACCGGAAAGACGACCATTGCGGCCATCTTCACCGCACGGGGTATACCGGTCGTCTCCCAGAAGGAAACGATGGGGCCTCATATCCTTGAGCATGACGCGGACCGCGACACCGATATCATCGACGAGGATGCATGGGTTGACGCCTTTGTGCCGATGGAAGGGATCATTGAGGGGCACCTCACTCATCTCCTGCCGGCAGACCGGGTGGTTGTGCTCCGCTGCCGCCCGGATATCCTCGCCGCACGCCTGAGAGCACGCGGCTATAGTGAGGAGAAGGTGCAGGAGAATGCAGAAGCAGAAGCGCTCGATGCCATTCTCATCGAGACGCTGGAAGTGCATCCTGAGGAACAGATCACGGTGATTGACACCACTGATCAAAGCCCGGAGCAGACCGCGGATGAAATCGAGGCATTTATCCGTGGTGATGCGCCACATTCCCTCGCAGTACCTGACTGGTCAGAATATTTAGGAAGACGTGTATGACAGTAGATAACCTCCGCCCCCGTGTCCAGTGGATCGTTGAACCGGTAGCGAAGGGGATGGCAAAGGTCGGGTTCACCCCGAATGCCTGCTCTGTCATTTCATTTCTGGTGGCAATCGCCGCCGGAGCTGCATTCTATTTCGAAGAACCAATATTGGGCGTCGTCTGCGTCCTTTTGAACGCCTTCTTCGACGGGGTGGACGGAGCTATTGCCCGTGTGATGGGTAGTGCAGGGGCAAAAGGGGACTTCCTCGACCATGTCATCGACCGCTACGCAGACATCTTCATCATCTGCGGCATATTCGCAGGCCCTCTCGCCTCCCCCTTCATCGGTGTCTTCGGGCTCACCGGTGTCCTGATGTCATCCTATCTTGGGACACAGTCACAGGCGGTGGGTGTGGGTCGGGTCTACGGCGGCATTCTCGGGAGGGCAGACCGCCTGCTCCTGTTGATCGTCTTCGGCATCGCCGCTGCATTTATTCCGGGTGCCGTGTATGCAGGTCTCACGGTGATGGATGTGATGCTGATCATCTTCGGTGTCTTCGGACATATCACAGCTGCCCAGCGGTTCTACGGAACCTGGAAACAGCTCTGATTTTTTATTTTTTATTTATTTTCCAGTATCTCTCGTTACGTCCGTTTTCTTTCAATATAGACAATAAAAACCCGAATTGAGTGCAACCGTAGTAAATACTCCTCTCACCCGCCCGGCATACGCCGGGCTCCCCATCTCCCACGGGGAGAGGCAGTTCATGCGATGGGACATTTGAATTGAATGTGAGGCACAGACCAGCCCAACAGGTAATTCGGCACATAAAAATTCCGCCAAATTCACCCCCCTGCAAAAGAGAAATAAACACATCAGATACCATATATCTAATAAACGAGGATGAACATGGAGAATTCTCATGAGTCTTCTGACCGGACAGAACGGACAGATACAACCGCATCCCTCCACACACCCGGGTGGAACAAAGAACAGGAAGAGGCATTCACCCGCTACACCGGCCCCTATCTCGCGGGCAGGGTCACGTCACGCCACAAGACGGCCTTTGACGTGCTCCTCCCCCAGGGAGAGACTGGCCGCGTGGGGGCATCAGGTGCCCTCCGGCGCCTCGGAAAGATACCTGCGGTAGGCGACTTCGTGGTAGTCCTCGACCAGCCGGATTCCGGCACCCGGATGATCGTCGACATCCTTCCCCGGCACGGTACCCTCTCCCGCGGCGCACCGGGTGAGGGCGGGGGCTCCCAGGTGATCGCTGCAAACCTCGATACGGTCTTCATCGTCACCGCGGCAGGCGGTGACTTCAATATCAGACGGCTGGAACGCTATCTTGCGGTCGTGCACGCATCCGGTGCCCGGCCGGTCATCGTCATCAACAAAGCGGACCTCACAGAGGATACGGACGCACTCGTCGAAGAGACCGTCGCCATCGCCGGGGATACACCGGTCGTTGCAATCAGTGCCCGTGAAGGGGGTGGCATTGAAGAACTCAGCCCATTCCTCCCTGCAGGCACCACCGTCGCCCTCGTCGGCTCATCCGGGGTCGGCAAGTCCACCCTCATCAACACACTTCTCACGACCTCTGTGCAGGAGACACGGGACGTGCGGGACTATGACGAACGGGGGCGCCACACCACCACTGTCCGCCAGCTCTTCTCTCTTCCCGGCGGGGCAATGGTCATTGACAACCCGGGTGTCCGTGAAATCCAGCTCGGGAATGCCGCCGCAGGACTGGAAGAGACCTTCGCGGACATCGCTGAATTTGCCGCGGACTGCCGCTACCGCGACTGCCGGCATGACGGGGAGCCCGGTTGTGCCGTGCAGGAAGCGGCGGATGCGGGGCTTCTTTCTGAGGCGCGTCTTCTCTCCTACCGCCGGCTCATGAAGGAGGCAGGGTTTCAGGCGGAGAAAAATGATATTGGTCTCAAACGGCTTGAGAAGAAGAAATACAAGTGGATTGGAAAAGCCGCAAAGGATCTGAACAGAGAGAAGGGCAGATAGAAGGGGGCCTGCATCCTCCCCTTACTGATCATGGTTCCGGAAATGCCGCTTCGGGATTAAGAGTTCCCGGGCGACCGACTCAAAGTATTTGTCGGTCATCCCCGCGATATAGTCACGCACCTGTTCTGCAGGCGAGGCCTTCTCCAGATATGCCGGTGAGACCCACTCCGCACGGATGAGGTCTTTAAAGATGAGTGAGTCCGTCCGCTCTTCTTCGACATCTCCGAGGAACCGTTCAAAGAGCACACCGTAGAGATTTTTGATGAGCGGGTCCTGCGCATGCAGGACCTCATTCTCATAGATATTCGCGTAATTGTATTGTTTCAGCGCCTGCACGCAGTCAGACACTTCCGGTGAGAAACGGACTTCTCCGTTGTCAAAACTGCAGGCGATCACGTCCCGGCAGACCGTGTCGATGATGGACGCATTATACCGGCGATGATCACCCCTAAGAGAGAACATCGTCCGGCACTCCTCCGGGAGACCGGGAAGGGAGCGGTCGAGACATCCTATCTCGATTGCGTCCTGCAGGTCACGCCCGAGGTACGCGATGGTGTCTGCGATGCGCACCACACATCCCTCAACGGTGCCGGGGGTCTGGTCCTTTTTCTGCTGCATGATCTCCCGTTTCCGGGACAGCCCGTCCCAGTCCGTGATCGGGTCGGGGGTGAGGCGGGCGTTATGCACCTCCCCGTCATGACAGAGGATGCCATCTAAGACCTGCAGGGTGAGATTCGTATCCTCTATGGTGTCAAGAAACTGTATACTCTGCACGTTATGACAAAACCGGCCAGTATGATGGAATTCACAGAGTTCCGAGAGACATTTTTCCCCGAAGTGGCCGTAGGGCGGATGGCCGATATCGTGCCCGAGCGCAATCGCCTCGATTAAGTCCTCGTTCAGGGAGAGGGCACGCCCGATGGTCCGTCCGATTTTTGCCACCAGCTGGATGTGAATCGCCCGGTGGGTGATATGCTCGTTATCCAGCAGGTAGAAGACCTGCGTCTTGTCGATATAGCGTGAGAATGCCCGTGAGTGTATGATGCGGTCGATATCCCGGAAGAACGGGGGGCGGATGACCAGGTCCTCCGGAGGGCCGCCGTCCCTGCGGATGGCCGCATCATTACGGCAGGCATGACACGAGAGGAGTGACGCCCGTTCCTCCGTCCGTTGCGTGATGGCGTCCCGCTGTGCATCCGTGATCTGCATTGCATGAGCATTACCCGGCCCACCTGATTAAACCACGTCATCCGCCATCCCGCTCCTCCGGAGGAGAATACGGGTATAGACCCGGGCCCAGAGATACGCGATGCCGGCACCGATGGTATTCCCGACGACAAGGCCCCACCAGACGCCCATGATACCCCAGCCAAGGATAACCGCAAAGAGATAGCTGGTCAGGACCGTCATCCCGATGGTCCGCAGGAGGGTGACCACGAGAGAGTCAATCCCCCGGCCGAACCCCTGCAGCAAAGAGGAGGAGAAGACACCAAAACTAACCGCCGGGAAGAAGAAGCAGACCGTCTGCAGGAATACAACAAGACCGGGGTAGAGATGAGCTGCATCCTCACTGTACGTGAAGGCAAGGGCGATATAGGGGGCGCAGAGATAGACGGCAACCGTTACGGCAAGGCTGATTGCTACCCCGAGGCGGATGGCGTAGAGATGGCCTTCCTCCGCCTTGCGGATGATTCCTGCGCCATAGGCTGCACCACAGACCGAGACGACCGCCGTTGATATGGCAATGAGCGGCATGATGCCAATCGTTACCACCCGCCATCCGGTGGTATAGATCGCAATACCATCGGTTGTCGCCACCATGAGAATGATGATATTCAGTGAGAAGGTCGTCATCGCCATCGAAATATGCTGGATGGATGCGGGCAGCCCAACCTTCAGGATCTCCCGGGTGATGGTCCGTGAGAACGTGAACCCGGCGAAGGATACCTGCACATGGGTGTCGCGTTTGACAAATATCCACCAGAATATCGGGATGCAGGCGGATGTGAACGCCACCACGGTCGCCCATGCCGCCCCGGGGACTCCCAGTCCCAGCCCGTAGATAAAGATGGGGTCGAGGACGATGTTCACGAGAGAACTCACAAGCATCACGTACATTGTCCGCTTTGCATCCCCCTCTCCCCGGAGAATCGCACTCCCGATGCCCAGGGAGAGAATGAAAAAGGTCCCGAGGAAGATGATATCCGCATAATCAGATGCCATCGTCGCAACCGGCGTCTCCCCGAGAACTAAATCAAAGTGATCCGTCACCAGAAATCCGGTGATGGTGATGAGTACGGTGAATACCAGGACCAGGACTACCGTGTGGCTCACCACCCGGTTCGCACCCTCCGCGTCCCGCATGCCGATATAACGGGATATCGCAGACCCGGCGCCGACGCCCATCCCGTTTGCAAACCCAAAGACCGCAAAGAAGAACGGGAAGAAGAATCCTACCGCCGCAAGGGCGTCCGCGCTGATCCCTGCTACCCAGAAGGCGTCCGTGAGGTTGTAGACCGTCTGGAGCACCATCCCCACCATCACCGGCCATGCAAGACTGCGGATGGCGGGTTTCGGGTCGCCGAGAAGCGTCTCGACACCGACAGTCATCGGTCTTGTCATCGGGAGACACACTCCAACCCGCAATGAACCGTTTTACACCAATCGTGCAGGTATTTGATGCAACAACGGGCACGAAGCCCCATACGGCCATTCATCTACAAGATACATGCACCGCGGAAATGATAACCCTGACCCGGAATTTCCGGCAATAAAAATGAAAAGAGTCGAAGGGATATCAAGAGTTACTGTTTCAAAGGCTCTTCCAGAAGAAACCTCTGCATCGCATCCGCAAGGGCACGGATATCCTCCGGCGTGTGAGCATCGGTGCAGAACGGAATGGTAACGATCATCTTACCACGATAGGTGGAGACGTAGACACCGATCCCCGGCGGGTATGCTTCCCGGGTGGTAAGGTATGCTGTTGTGATCTCCAGTGGCATGTCATCCATCCCATGCCGGAACGCTGCTGACACCGCGGGTATTTCCCCCACATTGCTTACAAACGGGTTCTTCTTCCCGGTGAGACGGTATTCCTCTGCAAGGCCGTCCATAAAGGCCTTCACCGCACCGGTACCGCCGGCGTAG
Above is a window of Methanogenium organophilum DNA encoding:
- a CDS encoding CDP-alcohol phosphatidyltransferase family protein, coding for MTVDNLRPRVQWIVEPVAKGMAKVGFTPNACSVISFLVAIAAGAAFYFEEPILGVVCVLLNAFFDGVDGAIARVMGSAGAKGDFLDHVIDRYADIFIICGIFAGPLASPFIGVFGLTGVLMSSYLGTQSQAVGVGRVYGGILGRADRLLLLIVFGIAAAFIPGAVYAGLTVMDVMLIIFGVFGHITAAQRFYGTWKQL
- a CDS encoding pyridoxal phosphate-dependent aminotransferase, encoding MKHLIRKEFLEQGYVFATRAAEIARAAGHTRPARLASNENPYPPSPKAIKAAEDVLPHTNRYPDETNRAFIDALKERHGEYHFVASVGMDGIIDTVIRTIISDGDRVAVATPTYSYYGLAVQAQGGVTVSVPRKADFSVDPHAFCRDAAGTKLAFLCTPNNPTGTTETTETIAAICENYEGILFLDCAYIEFDETDYRPLMEKYENLIIGRTMSKAYSLAGLRVGYSFVPAWYEPIYHRAATPFTLNMVSQAAAAAALEDTDHVERIVTMVKEWRKRFMDECPYPVVPGGANYVMVDVAPGRADDMVTELAQKGVIVRSCASFPGLPEHYIRVSIGEPWENEAFLTAIRELYQP
- a CDS encoding aspartate aminotransferase family protein, with amino-acid sequence MVQNEYRDMCDTYLMRNFSRDILITRGKGARVWDDEDNEYIDCVAGIAVCSTGHCHPKVAEAICRQAQELIHISNLFYIPGQAQLAKRIVEKSGLKGGRVFFSNSGSEAVEAAVKLARVRTGKKRFIAFRSGFHGRTYGALSLTHKEDYRLPFTPLPYECEFVKYGDLEGLKAVMDETVAAVIIEPVQGEAGVIPAPEGFMEDVRKVCNENDALMIVDEVQTGFGRTGTWFAFQHSTAKPDIITMAKGIASGFPMGGIVAREGLEFLPGEHGGTFNGGPLACAAAHATIDVLEEIIGDIERKGARFRDGLAAYNPRQRGLMIGITLGDRCAPVKQYCEEHGVLVNCTSGNLRLVPPLVITDEEIDQAVRVINEALNS
- a CDS encoding deoxyguanosinetriphosphate triphosphohydrolase family protein, producing the protein MQITDAQRDAITQRTEERASLLSCHACRNDAAIRRDGGPPEDLVIRPPFFRDIDRIIHSRAFSRYIDKTQVFYLLDNEHITHRAIHIQLVAKIGRTIGRALSLNEDLIEAIALGHDIGHPPYGHFGEKCLSELCEFHHTGRFCHNVQSIQFLDTIEDTNLTLQVLDGILCHDGEVHNARLTPDPITDWDGLSRKREIMQQKKDQTPGTVEGCVVRIADTIAYLGRDLQDAIEIGCLDRSLPGLPEECRTMFSLRGDHRRYNASIIDTVCRDVIACSFDNGEVRFSPEVSDCVQALKQYNYANIYENEVLHAQDPLIKNLYGVLFERFLGDVEEERTDSLIFKDLIRAEWVSPAYLEKASPAEQVRDYIAGMTDKYFESVARELLIPKRHFRNHDQ
- a CDS encoding CTP synthase, with product MKYIVVTGGVMSGLGKGITTASIGRLLKNRGYAVTAVKIDPYLNIDAGTMNPGQHGEVYVLSDGGEVDLDLGNYERFLDIELTSAHNITTGKVYREVIEKERRGDYLGATVQIIPHITAQIKEFIAHAATLQVTAGEVPEICMVEVGGTVGDIESMPFLEAVREMRAELPKEDMALVHVTLVPADNMGDHKTKPTQHSVKALRELGLQPDVIVGRSDYIMSPSTKKKISAFTDVSAKAVISAITAPDIYQVPMEMEKEGLAEVITEQLHLKAREPENSWYTLISRESTARVSIAIVSKYGIEDVYISIKESLKHAGFALSTEVDIRWLDAETFSTSELADVDGILVPGGFGHRGIEGKIKAIKYARTHSKPYLGLCLGFQLAVIEYARNVAGIPDATSEEMGPGSHVIAILPEQEEVEDLGGTMRLGNCTADLRRGTRVHALYGTDTITERHRHRYEVNPEYIEQLEEAGLVFSGTCGPRMETCELNQETFFLATQFHPEFKSTPTHPSPPYVGFVEACRKQKILNQE
- a CDS encoding NfeD family protein; translated protein: MEVLTLGWILILIGVILLLVEAFNPGFFLAVPGTTLIIIGAVSLLFPEIFSSTWIILIGIVTALAAAGGSVWLYARITPDKVPSTISRDSLAGKTGIVTKTVEHENINGKVVIDSVDWSARSADGSIAVGTKVRVVKSVGVHVVVEEV
- a CDS encoding adenylate kinase family protein; translated protein: MMTALTGTPGTGKTTIAAIFTARGIPVVSQKETMGPHILEHDADRDTDIIDEDAWVDAFVPMEGIIEGHLTHLLPADRVVVLRCRPDILAARLRARGYSEEKVQENAEAEALDAILIETLEVHPEEQITVIDTTDQSPEQTADEIEAFIRGDAPHSLAVPDWSEYLGRRV
- the guaA gene encoding glutamine-hydrolyzing GMP synthase → MVKAEKFIEEAIADIRQKAGDDYVVMALSGGVDSSVCAELAKRAIGERLIPIYVDTGLMRKGESDRIRELFSDINLKMVDAADEFISALSGVTDPEEKRKIIGEKFIRVFEREARETKAAYLLQGTIYPDIIESEGGIKSHHNVGGLPVDIDFKGVIEPLVDLYKDEVREVAGALAMPVEIQHRMPFPGPGLAVRCVGEVTEEKIAIVREANAIAEEELVEQFKPWQCLAAVIGLGTGVKGDIRLHGWIVAVRAVYSRDAMTAEPVEVPWENLHRIASRITAEIPGVSRVVYDITPKPPATIEYE
- a CDS encoding SPFH domain-containing protein — encoded protein: MAFIDLGETFFTIILVLAIILIFAKGVVIVQPYQQALEIRLGQYRGRLNPGFRWVIPFITDIIKIDLRTQVMDVPRQEVITKDNSPTNVDAIVYVRVVDPEKSAFEVSNFRMATVALAQTSLRGIIGDMELDEILYNRELINTRLRDILDRETDQWGVKVERVEIKEVDPVGAVKQAMTEQTAAERERRAAILRADGEKRSAILTAEGTRQSMILEAEGDRQSKILRAEGDRKSRILQAQGEAQGLRILSLGSRPLDKKAITVLSLDALKQMSDGQATKIIFPFELSGLIKQSARFLGEEAEELIDEDWKEIALDESILGKSPAEEGIEDAAKYVKEIEKKIQTLEDPTTPVNEDTATPADTPLTGME
- the rsgA gene encoding ribosome small subunit-dependent GTPase A, with product MENSHESSDRTERTDTTASLHTPGWNKEQEEAFTRYTGPYLAGRVTSRHKTAFDVLLPQGETGRVGASGALRRLGKIPAVGDFVVVLDQPDSGTRMIVDILPRHGTLSRGAPGEGGGSQVIAANLDTVFIVTAAGGDFNIRRLERYLAVVHASGARPVIVINKADLTEDTDALVEETVAIAGDTPVVAISAREGGGIEELSPFLPAGTTVALVGSSGVGKSTLINTLLTTSVQETRDVRDYDERGRHTTTVRQLFSLPGGAMVIDNPGVREIQLGNAAAGLEETFADIAEFAADCRYRDCRHDGEPGCAVQEAADAGLLSEARLLSYRRLMKEAGFQAEKNDIGLKRLEKKKYKWIGKAAKDLNREKGR